The segment CGTCTGCCTCTACTGCACCGGCACGAAGCGGGCGCGCACGGCATCGCGCAATTGCCGTGCCAGCACCTTGCGGTCTTCCCCGAAGAGGGGCGCCTCGCCGAAATGCACCACCGTGGTGAACCCGCGGCACGCGAGCACGCGCCACAGGTGCCGGGAGAAGGGGATCGGCTGCCACCAGTTCACGACCTGCCACGCGGGCGTGGCGCCGGGCAGGCTTTTGTACGTGATGGTCGCGTAATGGACCGGGATGTGATTGGCTATGGCCGGCTGGATCAAAGCCGATTTGAAGGGCTCGACGTCGATGCCGCGCGAGATGCGGCTTTCCGCGAACACGCCGACGCAGTCGTCGAGCGACAGGGCATGGTGAATGAGTTCATTCACGCGCATCGTATCGCGCTTGTCGGTGCGGTCGATGAACATTACGTGGATGGACCGGAAGAGGAACCCGATGACAGGCCAGGAGGCGACGTCGCCGCGCGCGACGAAAATGCAACCCGTACACCGAACCAGCATGAGCACGTCCAGATAGCTGATGTGATTCGCGACGATAAAGAAAGGGCGTTTGGGCACGGGCCCGTGCATTTCCACGCGGATGCCCCAGGCGAACGCAATGCCGGCGGCCCAGCCGCGGAGCATGACGCGGCGAAGGGCGCGGCGGCGTCTTTCAGGATACTTGGTGACCGGCCAGAGGACGCCGTAGGCCACCGCGAAAGACGTCGTCCACACGACCAGGAACGCATAACGATACAGCGCCCGCAAGAATCCCATGTCCGGTTCTCGCCTTTTCCGTTTTTGTCC is part of the Candidatus Hydrogenedentota bacterium genome and harbors:
- a CDS encoding 1-acyl-sn-glycerol-3-phosphate acyltransferase — translated: MGFLRALYRYAFLVVWTTSFAVAYGVLWPVTKYPERRRRALRRVMLRGWAAGIAFAWGIRVEMHGPVPKRPFFIVANHISYLDVLMLVRCTGCIFVARGDVASWPVIGFLFRSIHVMFIDRTDKRDTMRVNELIHHALSLDDCVGVFAESRISRGIDVEPFKSALIQPAIANHIPVHYATITYKSLPGATPAWQVVNWWQPIPFSRHLWRVLACRGFTTVVHFGEAPLFGEDRKVLARQLRDAVRARFVPVQ